The region aaaatgattttaattgggttttgtcatcataaaaaggGAGACAATGTTATTTTGTTCTTacttttggttttgatgatgaaaaataatattttcttataatgagagaaatattttgtttatttttgtttttatgccTTGTATCAATCCATAAGTTGTTTAAgcttcaaaatgaaaatcaatttcaaatatgttCAATCCAATGTCAAATTCCTCTTGAGGGAAATTGTAAAATCAAGTTTATGTCATAAGATTCAAGTAGTTTGTATCatcaaaatttgttttaaaatactTGAAAAATGGAGCAAATCTTTTAAAAGCAAAGGACAAACTGTCAATTGATTTTAAGGAACTGTCGACCATTTTAGTGCTTATTGTTGATCAACTTTCATAGGGCTATCGACTGATCAAATCTTAGCTCTCGGCCAAGTGAGGTTGACAGCTAGTACATAAAAATCGATCAGCATGTTGATCGTTTTTACTCCTCATGTCAACTGCttttcaaatttgtacactAACTTGTCGATCGATTATATGAATTCGTCGACTATTTTTCTCGTAGACTTTTCCAACGGTTAGTTCGGCAGTTCATTAAATGCCTCCAACTACCCACCAAtggccaaaattttcaaatgactCGTCATGCTCTATAAATACAAACATGGTGGATCATTTATGAGACTTAGAGAATTTATTACAAGCATTCAAGTGTTCAATCTACTCTTAAgtgttaaaattgttttaaaattttctctcttAAACTTTTGTTCTTCAAGCGTATTTATTGCTTCAAGACTTGtgttatttttgagagaatttgtaacttaAGTGATTCATCTCTCAAATCCTCTCTTGTTGTAATCATATTGTATTTTCCTAGTAAGGGTGCTAGAAGGCCTACGTTGATAGTAGGagattgtaattcctagtcttgggaATTAGATGACCTACTTGTGATCAAGTAGAAGGATTTAGTGAAAGTTTTAAAATTCATAGTGAAAAGTTAAGGTAGTGAATTAGGCCATTTGGCTGAACCACTCAAAAATCGATTGTGCCTTATTTGCTTTTGGTTTCATTGTATTTATCTTATCAAGCATTTTTATCAATCACCATTGTTTGCACTAAATCCTTACTCTGAggtagaaaattttcaaataaactaaatgtgtgtttgattgcattacctagaatttaattctaggtaatattggctagaaaacaaaaaccatcccacccccttggaaaatgaattctatgaaaaaaatctttaaatacttataccatacacattttttcatagaaaaattaagagtttgattgttttctataaaaaatatgtaatcattacatattttctatgataaatgtgtgcaatcaaacacactttaaattttttaatcacCCAATTCATCCCCTTCTTAGGTGTGTGGTGTCATTGCTAGACAATTCTATCATGTTGtactaattttgatgatgataattgGTTTCAcaaaactttaaataaaaaactcatTTTGGACTAAAAATTATCAACTGAGTTTATAAACAATCAACCAATTGTCCAAACTATTGATTGATTATTATAAATAGTTAACcattcattttatatgttctcaGTTGTTTGTTGTTGACCAATACTACATCATCTCCAGTTGAAAGTTTTAGGAACTATCGATTGAATTTTGTAAATTGTTGATCACTTCTTTTAGAAGTTTGAGAATCAATCaactaattataaaaaatagttagaCTGATTTTGTCGTAAAACTTCCAACGACTAACTATACTTGATCACTGTAGGTTATATTTTGTCTCTAACAAATATTTAATGGCTATATCTTCAAGAAAGGATGACAAAACCTTTATACAGAGGAAGATTTGAATCTTGAGAGAATTGTTAACAAGTGGGCTTACAAAGttatattgtgttttaatttttactctcatttttttatcaagGTTGTTTTATTCATTGTAAAGATTTATTCAAGTCTTGTTTTAAATAGATTTCAAAGAAAGTGTTAAGAGATTTGTATCTATTATCTTGTTGTAATTTCTAGCGGTTTGTTAAATGGCTACTTAGTTATATTTATGAGGTTGTATATTCCTAATGATTTGCTAAATGGTGTACTTAGTTTAAGTAAGAGGTTTATAcactacaaaaatataatttttttgtgatggttttaaaaaccgctgcaaaacatgatattttgcAGCCGTTTATAAACCGCCATAAAATACGTTCTTTGTGgctatttttttaacattttacggcgatttttcaaaattattacaaaattcattaaaacatttaattttgaggtgattttcaaaaaattgttgctaaatttagaaaataattaaataattaaaaaattaaattaaattttgtggctgTTTATGAGAAACTatcgttaaattaaaaaataattaaataattaaaattaaaataacatttgcgacaattttgaaaaattgccgcaaaattcattaaaaaattgaatttagctacgatttttgagaaaccacggttaaatttaaaaaataattaaataattcaaaattaaaaataaattaatatttgcggctgttttcaaaatcgccacaaaattcattaaaaatttaaatttagcagtggtttttgagaaatcgctactaaattcaaaaaataattaaataattcaaaattaaaattaaattaacatttgtgacggttttgaaactgccgcaaaattcattaaaaatttgaattttgtttaagaaaataattaaaaattaaattaagaaaagaaatataaaatcttaaaaggaaatttaaaatttaatttaaattaattgcaaaattcattaaaaattaatttaaaaagaataaaaagaaatttaacaaaattttaatatataaaatcttctttttgttgGGTGACTCGAAGAATGTAAAAAAGGTATGACAAGTATATTTAGAAGACGAAGGCGctccattaaaaaaaaataatattttaacattgCTCTTTTTAGAATATATGAGCAAGAAAAGTGCATTGTAAGTTTCTACGCAAGTGAAAGAAACCCTCTCTACTCCATTTAATgactataaaagaaaatattttcctcaaaattaagTAGATAAAGTGATAGTAGTACTTGTTAAATATCAACTAGTACTTATACTTCATTTGTTAGAAAAATTCTCAACTTTGAAGATAGTCTTGTGGAGGATTATAAAGGGCAAGAGGGGACTTTGGTGAAAATGCATTTAACAAAGTTGAATTGGGCAAATATTTAAATGAACAAATAGGTAATGGAGGTAAAGAATTTAACATATTGCTTTGGTAGAAAATTAATTGTTCTCGAGTTCCTATCCTTTCATTTGTAGCTTGTGATGTGCTAACTATATCGGTGTTTACAGTTGTTTCTGAATTTGTATTAAGCACTAGAGATCGGACACTCTTAATCACTTTAGGATCTCTTTTAACTCCTAagatatcataaataaaataatattataatttttatagtaTGATATTCTCTTGTcttgttatatttattattaaaatagatAGCGCATAAGCTTTGATATGCACTCAAGATTGGCTTTAAAACACGTTGTTCAAAGTTAATGTAGAGGAAACACTCAGAGTTCTCCAAGTAATTGACTAAGGTATTATTTTCAacttgttaattatttattgctAAAACATTAAGCATTTGCTAattgtatttgttttaaaataaatatttaagggTGTTTAGTctcataaaaatatgaattaaatctttcaattgataaattataaggttaaattaagttttaaaaattaaaagcagTATCTATAATTTTGGCATGCCTCAAATGCTATGTGCAACTCatatatcaagtaattttaattcttctaatttaaaaataaaataaaatacacttgttatgtAGTACATAATATTATCACAATCTTTTCCAACTCTCAAGCTTCAACAGCTCTTCATATTTCATTACTTATGTAAACTATAAAGTTTGagataacacaaaaataaaaaaaataaaataacaaaattaaaatgccATTATTGTTGCATCTAAAATAGTGGGCTAAGTctaagagaaagaaattaaaaaagggAAGTCCAAGAAATATTCCTAATAGAATTGCCCCCTAAAACCCATTCCCTGGTACTTTTAGGAGCCTCTTTCAGAATCTTCTCTCAACTTCGATAATATGTCAAACCTATTTCAGATGTCTTTACttgaaaattaagaataaatgaTCCGAAAGATATGGATACTCTTCCATCTGTTAGTTTCAATCTCTAAAAATAAGAGGTCAGTTCTTCGATCTATATAagacaaaaattatatttaattatactataatttttttatttttctatactCTTTTAAAGActaaattaagtattaaaaggTCTGCGCATAACACACCCGGTGCCCCTAACTGCTTCATTTTTCACAAGTTTTCTAGAGACTAAAACCAAGAGATGAATACTCTTCtacaattacaaaattattattctatttaaaaacaacaatcaccatttctacaaaatatatatgtatagttcTCATGTACAACAAGCATCAGATAATTCAACTTATTCATAGttaattatatcttttttttttgtaatatgttatatcatattaataatttgtttttaatcttatttttatcattaatccttAATAGcttaagtttaatttatttttgatttggcTTTCACGTATCATTATAAAGGGGACATTCATCTTAactttaaaatatgatatatttattactattaaataaattttttaaagattaataataatatatttaaaaataaaatacatttacgTCTTCTTATGATACTTAGGTAAcattacaatattattattattatgaacaaaaacattttaaaacaaGTAACAGAATGGTTAAAAACAAGTAATTATTGAGTATGCCTTCCAAACAGAATTAGCAGctacaatattatatataaagaaaatacttaaatttaatattatatatatcagtATTATAAgtcataatattaatatttatatataaataaataaaattaatatataaaagatgGAGAGGAAAATGAGCAAGCAAACATAACACATCCTTTAAAGcacataattttcttaaaaagtcATCATCGTAACAATCATACATATCTTTTATGAAAAAACCACAATTTTAAACTAAAGGTAGTGAAGGGAAAGGGgaagggaaaaggaaagggaaagggaaagggatGGATTTACCTTGTCTCTGTGCTTCtgattatttaatctttgtacCGTGCTGACACAAGAGATATGGCACAGCTTTATCGATCCATGGTGAAaatctctccctccctctctccctctttaaAGACGAAAGAAGGAGAGAtggagctctctctctctctctctccctccctccctcaaaAACTACTTTCTGTTCCCAAcccctttgattttcttcaCTGACACAGGAATACTCTGCACTCTTCCTCACGCACGCACGCATACTCAAACCCCATACATCATCTCCttccacacccccccccccccccccccccttctctctctctctctctctgtctctctctctctccatggcCATGTTGATATGATAAGGGCCGCAGCAGAGCTGCAGAGACATCAGAGAGGCTTCAGAAACCCCCAGATTTCCCCATCCCATTTCATGCCttattgtttctttctttcaccAAATCCCTATGATCAATAACACACGCTTTCTCCTCTACAAAAACCCTCCACCCTTCTAATTCTCTCTTCTGCTTCTACTACTTCGTCGCCTTCTTTTTGTCTCTCTTCCCTTCCCCATCGATGGAAACTTTCCTCCACTTCGACGCCGGCGACGCCCACTTGCCCCCGGGCTTCCGGTTCCACCCCACCGACGAAGAGCTCATCACCTACTACCTCCTCAAGAAGGTGCTCGACAGCAGCTTCACTGGCCGGGCCATCGCTGAGGTCGACCTCAACAAATGCGAGCCCTGGGAGCTTCCCGGTAAGTGATATGCAAAATGATGTCGCTAGATTACAGGGTGCGCGTTCCAGATTTACTGAAAATTTGTGTGTTTTGTGCTTGGAAGAGAAAGCGAAGATGGGGGAGAAGGAGTGGTACTTCTTCAGCCTCCGGGATCGCAAGTACCCGACTGGGCTGCGGACTAACAGAGCCACTGAAGCCGGGTACTGGAAGGCCACCGGAAAGGACCGGGAAATCTACAGTTCTAAGACATGCTCTCTTGTGGGTATGAAGAAAACCCTTGTGTTTTACCGTGGGAGGGCTCCCAAGGGTGAGAAGAGCAACTGGGTGATGCACGAGTATCGTCTCGAAGGCAAATTTGCCTACCATTATCTCTCCAGAAGTTCCAAggtgccctctctctctctctccatgtaTATGTATCCCTTCAATCACGTTTAAGATTTTTCATCATGTTCATTAGTTTCTAGTTTGAAGATTGTTCGGGCTTAATGTTCTCTATTCAATTAATGGTGTATTCTGCTATTGCATCCCCTTTCCAAACCCTCTAAAAACAGCGAGTTTCATAGGATCTATCATTTTCACATGACTAGCATGTCGATCAAAGTCCCATCATCTGGATTTGgttgggatatatatatatgtaatttatgatGGTATAGCATTGGCTTTTCATGTGAGTTGGATTCGTAGTTTTCTGCTATTTCAACGAATGTTTGTTCTAAGTGGCCAACATTGGTAGTGATAAAGCGTTTTATCTTTGACAACGTACGCCTTGTTCATTCGCAGCAAGTGAGCAACCACACGCATTGTTTTCTCTGTACATTTACCTATTCAAACTGTACTGTTTAGTCGAGTCATTTAATGCAACGAACTCCCATCGCCTCTTGAATCCATTGAGCTTTACTATGAAATCTTTCTCTCGATTTTctctatcttctttttcttctgcttGAAGGCTTGCAAGAAACATCTACCTTTTCAGTTGATTCGGACTAGTTAGCATGCATGCAAGTTTGTAGCTCGTATTGCTCTATTACCCACGCATTTACTTTACTCTGATTGATGAGTTAATCAGGACGAGTGGGTGATTTCCCGGGTGTTCCAGAAGAGCGGCGCCGGCGGCTCGGCCGTGTCCGGCGGGACAAAGAAAACCCGGCTGAGTTCTGGCATCAACCTCTACCAAGAGGTCAGCTCCCCCTCCTCCGCATCTCTCCCGCCGCTCCTCGACTCCTCGCCGTACTCCGCCGCCACCTCCGCGTCCATCACCGACCGAGAGAGCTGCTCCTACGACGGTAACATCAGATTGCTGATTAccatcttatttaaaaatttgtagaTCGAGGGCTAGCTTTATCTTGAACGTTACTATGTTTAATGTTAAACAGGCAACGCCGCCATGAAGGAGCACGTGCCCTGTTTCTCCACCATTGCCGCCAACTTCAACCACCAAGTCCCCTTCGAGCTCCCGCCGCCGCCCGGCTCCCTCTTGGACCCCGCCACCGCCGTTCCCTTCCCGAGGGCCGCTGCGCTCCAGGCGTTCCCGAACCTGAGGTCGCTGCAGGAGAACCTCCAGCTGCCGTTCTTCTTCCCGGCTGCAATGGCCCCGCCGCCGTCCATGCAGGGCGCCGGGGACATGGTGGGCTGTAGTTCGGCAGGGAGCTGGGCGGCGCCAGAGTGCCAGAAGGTGGAAAGCGGCAGGGTGGCGCTGGGGGCGACCGAGTTTGATTGCATGTGGAGTTTCTGAACCTTGGGTCTTCCTGAAAGTTCAAAGCTTGAACTTGGGATGGTATTCCGTACGAAGTATTGGGCACTCTTGACTTAATGTTGTTGCTGTACGTTTGGTTCAGTTGTTTAATTAGGTTTCTGATCACTTGGTGGATTGTAATCCagactatatttatatatatatatgggatacGGCCCTCTTAGCTCTGTGTTCgattaattattataaactttGTTAGATTTGGTTTACGTACTCTTAATTTCTCTTACTTTATGttcacttttttatttaaattttataattgcaTGGCAATCATTATCAGGATGGCAGCGGTTTGTTGTGTTTCCCTCTTTTATATATAGTAGATGTTGAATactttagattattattattaaaatggatTTATAGGGTATGTATCATTATAATGGCTTTAAATTTGATCATTGGGTGCTCAGTGGACCAAAAAAATAGTGTGCTTAATTGGcaaaaataaatccaaaaagAGGTCTTGTATTTATGTagaaaattattatcatttaataaagttgttttgagtgttaaAGCACTCTAATAAAAAGAGAATGGCGAAGTGCATTTTATTTTCAGATAATTTGtaaatattacattttatttttgatattaaaaacgtgatatatttattattaattaatatttaaaacgtgatatatttattattaattaataaaatataataaatacttcattatttattgtttaaccATTTAACATTAGAATAATAATTGTGAGCATCAGTccttcataaaaataatattaaaattatttaagggtATTTGTCTTTTATTAATGGTATTGTagaatgattaattaattagtttgagtTGAACCCTCCGTACATTtctggaataaattaattttgggtaGATAAAAAAGTAATTATCAATTTATGGGTAAAGGTGGTAGAATTAAATGGGGCGCCGGCCCAGCCGAGCGAATTATTCAATGGGCGGCGtcgtaatttaattttgaattattggACAACGTACAAGCGATTATTGCAAGGGGGAAGCAGTAATAATTAGGGTACGGACGACACAGCAGGGGTGATTATGCAGCTTGATTGATCAACGGATgctgatgaagaagaagaagaagaagaagaaggaggacgTTGACTGTTTGATAGGTAAATCAGAGTTGCTTTCGGttgtcatttttattaattaatggtgGATCATACGTGGGCCTCATTAAATGCCCATCTCCACCTGCTTATCAGCCCGCCCTCCCATGTTGACCGCTGCTGCCTGCTTCCCCAATCCCTGCCTCCTATAGATCCAACCATCCACTCATCATGCAAGCAAGCCAAAatgttctctttctctctctctctctttttttttttttaataataataataataataataagagaggCACGTGCATGCTCAGTTGTCACGTGTTAGATAGAGATTAATTATTGTTGCAAGTGTTGGAGATTAGTGTCGTTAATACTTGATGattgtgtattaattatactGGAATTATTTATGTAGTCCCACGACTCTTCACTCAATCCAAGAATTCAggaatttcatattttgtatcTCAATCCAATTTAGAAGAGCCATAGTTTTTTAGTTAGATTGACTTACTCCAACCCATCACGAATTCAATCGTCAAGTCAAATCAACAACGAGTGAACTAGTTTTGGAGACCTCCAATGCTATTCGTCATCGCCAAATTCACTAGATAAAATTTTGGCAAAGCCCAAAACCCTTGTCAGAGTTGATGATCGATTTTGGACGAGCCTACCTTGTTATCTCTCTCTCACGATGTTGGAAGAGGCTCGACCAAAcactttgaaagaaaaaatgggCTGGAGAAGACAAGTTCCAGATGCTACGAAATTGTTGCAGATGCAACGTCAACAAGTAGCAGACCAGGCATGACGAAGACCACCAGATTCGACAATGGTGACAACCGACGAAAGTGACGAACAACAGATTTGTTGGTGGTGATGAGCAGGTTATTCGGAGATGGGCACAgatttgggaatttttttttatttatttgtgcaTTAGATAAGTTATactgtgtatttgattattgatttgtgtatatatgtatgcatatatttgattattgattttgtgtatgtgtatataattattttatatttgattattgatttatgtatttaattattaattttatgcatgtgtgtatttgattattttgtgtatttaattattattttttttgtaaaaaattaaaatttattaacaaataaataaaacagggagtgaaatagagaaaagaatagTGTGTGGTTAGagcaaatataatttttgagataaaataaaaaataaattatttataatataatataataaagagcATAGAGCTAAGTTGGAATCAGCCTTATACATTGGAAGTGGCTAGGTAGAGGAAGTTAACTTAAAAGACATGTATATAACTTGCGTATATACGTGCATGCTATGCTTTAAGGGTGCGCATGCCTCAGGCATGGTGTGGATGGTACAGAGAGAATGTGGCCGATTTATTTCTCCAAGGGCATGGTTCTGTTGATGAGGGGATGAAGAGAAAAGTGTTATAATGATAAAGCATTTCGCAGCTCTCGCAGGgtgtgtttggtttgatttgtttctttgttgctgcaacgtacatacatacatatatatatatatatagagagagagagagagagagagagagagagatgtagtACGTACTAATACTATAGAGTCTAGTGGCGATGATTATTTGCAAAGCAGAAGGAGCAGAATGGGCGAAGAGAAATGTGTGCAATGATGATGCATggcatatatatgtttgtaataattaattgaaagcggccgagagagagagagagagagctctgtgctgtgtgggtgtgggtgtgggtaTGGGTGGTcctgatgatgatggtgatggtgatgatagagaagaagaagaagagaagaagagagaggctGCTTGCTTGCTTTGGCAAGGCTCCGCACTACTGTTACCTGCAATGCACGGCCTCTCTCGGACGGGTCTCGCACGCGGCCTTCCATATTCATGCAAACAACGTTAACACTTCCACGCTCCTCCCTCTTCCCTCATCATCACttatccctctctctctctagactATGTTCATCAATATCGTTGCGCAAACCAAATGGAAGTGTCCAAATAATACTTATAGTTACATTCTAATTAATGAATGGAACCGGCCGGACTCAAAAAGGATGGAGGGGACAGAGAGCACAAGCTGCCGGGGACAGAGAGCACAAGCTGCCGTGTTTTTGGAATTATGcttttattataaaaacaaaaacaaattttctattctatttatatttatatatgttgtcGTTCGAAcataacaatgaatttataaaaTGAAAACGTTATGAGGAGGGGGTGGGATCAAGACCCACGGTCTCTTGCCTGAGCCTCTGCTGCCAGGCAGTGCCAGACCTGAGTTTTTGAGGTCTTGAGGCGAGATGTGAAAATGGGCCCcgaattatatattacattcaaattttatttttttataataaaatataaaaaataaataaatatttataccataagaataaaattaattttttttaaattatcaattaaaaactaccaTAAACGAAACGAAATGAAGGATACTACCATAAATGAAACGAAATGAAAGAGCAACTAACCGCTGAAAGTTGAAGCAGATTTGAAAGACTGAATCTGATGACCCAATCGGCAATCGAGAGGCAGTGAGCCACCAGCCATAACCCACAAGGGCGAGCGATAGAGGGCGAGGCAAGTCAGTGAGGACGAGCAATCACCGATTGAGCAGAGAGAAGCGAGAaaacgagggcgagggcgaaggGCGAGGAGCagcaagagaagagagagacaaCGAGCTACCAGCGACGGAGCAGCAGCGAGAGgcaagagcgagggcgagggtaaGGCGCGACGGAGCCAGAGAGATAGGGCTAGGGTAGCGGGTGAaggagagggagggagaagggTCGCGAGAAGAAGGTGGGCGGGCGAAAAAAGCATGGGGCCCTAAGTTGTGAAATTTTCATGGGCCCCTAAGTTGTTAAATTTGCATGGGCCACTTTCAATTTATGGGCCCTTAAATTGTGAAATTTCCATGGGCCCTGAGGCAGCTGCCTCTTGAGCCTTATGGAAGGTCCGACCATGTTACCAGGATAGGGCGAGAGACCCAAGGTGTCATGCATCTGTGCCGTTAACGCTCAAAGAGGGTGAGAAACC is a window of Diospyros lotus cultivar Yz01 chromosome 10, ASM1463336v1, whole genome shotgun sequence DNA encoding:
- the LOC127811794 gene encoding protein CUP-SHAPED COTYLEDON 2 gives rise to the protein METFLHFDAGDAHLPPGFRFHPTDEELITYYLLKKVLDSSFTGRAIAEVDLNKCEPWELPEKAKMGEKEWYFFSLRDRKYPTGLRTNRATEAGYWKATGKDREIYSSKTCSLVGMKKTLVFYRGRAPKGEKSNWVMHEYRLEGKFAYHYLSRSSKDEWVISRVFQKSGAGGSAVSGGTKKTRLSSGINLYQEVSSPSSASLPPLLDSSPYSAATSASITDRESCSYDGNAAMKEHVPCFSTIAANFNHQVPFELPPPPGSLLDPATAVPFPRAAALQAFPNLRSLQENLQLPFFFPAAMAPPPSMQGAGDMVGCSSAGSWAAPECQKVESGRVALGATEFDCMWSF